Proteins encoded within one genomic window of Manis pentadactyla isolate mManPen7 chromosome 4, mManPen7.hap1, whole genome shotgun sequence:
- the ZFP3 gene encoding zinc finger protein 3 homolog — translation MGTENKEVIPKEEISEEAEPHGAILEKVAKMLYQGQKLGAVCEDMLERCSGEATEEIMEQMSAQERDFASGLIVFKKSPSSEKDQGNNESESIRSPSPNLQEGGSTAEAVHAFATSAQNFIGNLESNKTQRSSVGEKPHTCKECGKAFNQNSHLIQHMRVHSGEKPFECKECGKTFGTNSSLRRHLRIHAGEKPFACNECGKAFIQSSHLIHHHRIHTGERPYKCEECGKAFSQNSALILHQRIHTGEKPYECNECGKTFRVSSQLIQHQRIHTEERYHECSECGKAFKHSSGLIRHQKIHTGEKPYLCNECGKGFGQSSELIRHQRIHTGDKPYECNECGKTFGQNSEIIRHIRIHTGEKPYVCKECGKAFRGNSELLRHERIHTGEKPYECFECGKAFRRTSHLIVHQRIHTGEKPHQCNECARTFWDHSELLLHQKIHIGEKPYECNECEKTFSQHSQLIIHQRIHTGEKPYECQECQKTFSRSSHLLRHQSVHCME, via the coding sequence ATGGGGACTGAGAACAAGGAAGTAATTCCCAAGGAAGAAATTTCTGAAGAAGCTGAGCCACATGGCGCAATATTAGAAAAAGTTGCAAAGATGCTCTACCAAGGTCAAAAGTTGGGAGCAGTATGTGAAGACATGTTGGAGAGGTGCTCAGGAGAGGCCACAGAAGAGATTATGGAGCAGATGTCTGCTCAGGAGAGGGACTTTGCATCAGGACTGATTGTCTTTAAGAAATCACCCTCAAGTGAGAAAGACCAGGGGAATAATGAGAGCGAGAGCATCCGCAGTCCCAGTCCAAACCTCCAGGAGGGAGGTTCTACAGCAGAGGCAGTTCATGCATTTGCTACCTCTGCCCAAAACTTCATAGGAAATTTAGAATCTAACAAAACACAGAGAAGTTCTGTAGGAGAAAAGCCTCATACATGTAAAGAATGTGGGAAAGCTTTTAATCAGAACTCACATCTTATCCAGCATATGAGAGTTCATAGTGGAGAGAAACCCTTTGAATGCAAAGAATGTGGAAAAACATTTGGAACTAACTCAAGCCTTCGAAGGCACCTGAGAATTCATGCTGGAGAGAAACCCTTTGCCTGTAATGAATGTGGAAAGGCCTTCATTCAGAGTTCACATCTTATCCACCATCatagaattcatactggagagagacCTTATAAATGTGAAGAATGTGGTAAAGCCTTCAGTCAGAATTCAGCCCTTATTTTACATCAGAGAatccacactggagagaaaccatatgaatgtaatgaatgtgggaaGACCTTCAGGGTCAGCTCACAGCTCATTcagcatcagagaattcatactgaAGAAAGATACCATGAATGCAGCGAGTGTGGCAAAGCCTTCAAGCATAGCTCAGGCCTTATCAGACACCAGAAAATTCACACTGGGGAAAAACCGTATCTGTGTAACGAATGTGGGAAAGGTTTTGGTCAGAGTTCTGAGCTTATCCGGCATCAAAGAATTCATACAGGGGACAAACCGtatgaatgtaatgaatgtgggaaaACTTTTGGTCAAAACTCAGAGATTATTAGACATATTAGAATCCATACTGGTGAGAAGCCCTATGtatgtaaggaatgtgggaaggcctttagGGGGAACTCTGAACTTCTTAGACATGAGAGAATTCACACTggggagaaaccctatgaatgctTTGAGTGTGGAAAGGCTTTTAGGCGGACCTCTCACCTTATTGTCCaccagagaattcatactggagagaaacctcaCCAGTGTAATGAATGTGCAAGAACCTTTTGGGATCACTCTGAGCTGCTGCTTCACCAGAAAATTCACATtggagagaaaccttatgaatgtaaTGAGTGTGAGAAAACATTCAGCCAGCATTCCCAGCTTATCATacatcagagaattcacactggagagaaaccttatgaGTGCCAAGAATGCCAGAAGACCTTTAGTCGGAGCTCTCACCTTCTCCGACATCAAAGTGTTCACTGTATGGAATGA